A DNA window from [Chlorobium] sp. 445 contains the following coding sequences:
- a CDS encoding TonB-dependent receptor, translating to MSILSTKTKWALHLVLMLSLISIFLPGTIKAQTDYGTITGRITDAKFGEPLPFVRIQVVDSKLGTVSQADGRYSFRVPAGEYTLRVSSIGYSPITEKVKVGPGETVTKNFVLTETFVQAQELVVTGTRRSDRTVTESPAPIDIITAKEIRQMGQVETNQILQFLVPSYNFPRPSITDGTDHIRPATLRGMGPDQVLVLLNGKRRHTAALVNVNGSIGRGAAAVDLNAIPASAIERIEILRDGAAAQYGSDAISGVINIILKKDAPTNISAQFGQNIEGDGRVLQADVSHSFKLGENGFLNLSGEVRDRGFTNRSGRDERQLYPLVNGNPDPREATANRINHRFGDAATTDGTLFFNLSVPISEVFAVYSFGGFGYRRGDATGFFRPPQDDRVARSRDANGNIVSLHPDGFLPAIRTNIYDLSFSAGIEGKAGTWDLNFGAVHGRNYLDFNVANSNNASLGALVSAQDAPILGLPVGSPTPTSAYAGTISFFQTTVNADAHTQFYWGLSAPLNLSLGAEYRNDQYGIREGEPASYMRGRGPDTLVLRPNGTRGGLAAAGIQVFPGFQPIDAKSIGRNSFAFYTEVEQNFTDNFLLNLAGRFENFSDFGSTLNGKAAFRFEFLKGYAIRGSVSTGFRAPSMQQIGFSTVSTNFIGGVPFEIKTFTVDDPVARALGAQPLKPERTLNLAGGLTLDPSPNFSLTIDYYNITVTDRIVLSGNFIGPAIRNFLNSRGFSGVGGGRFFTNAIDTRTQGVDVVARYTADLGQYGVLRFTAGFNFTQNQITNINTPTPPELGQLEETLIDRVERFRIERGQPQTNLNLMLNYSYGDLAVMIRTVRFGEIAAPAFGQLPELNPTITINNVIYPDITVFDQTFGARWITDLDVSYRFFDKLTIAVGGTNIFNIYPDRTVLIPNNANSGRILPFSGASPFGFNGAHFYSRISYAL from the coding sequence ATGAGCATACTTTCTACAAAAACAAAGTGGGCTTTGCATCTTGTGTTGATGCTGAGCCTTATCTCTATCTTTTTGCCAGGCACCATAAAGGCACAGACAGATTATGGCACAATTACGGGCAGGATCACAGATGCCAAGTTCGGCGAACCGCTGCCCTTCGTGCGCATTCAAGTCGTTGACTCTAAGCTTGGCACGGTGTCACAAGCTGATGGTCGCTACAGTTTTCGCGTGCCAGCAGGCGAATACACATTGCGTGTCTCTAGCATTGGGTATTCACCTATAACTGAAAAAGTCAAAGTTGGTCCTGGCGAAACTGTAACCAAGAATTTTGTGCTTACAGAGACGTTTGTGCAAGCGCAAGAACTTGTGGTTACAGGCACACGCCGCAGCGATCGCACCGTTACTGAATCCCCTGCTCCGATTGACATCATTACGGCAAAGGAAATTCGTCAGATGGGGCAAGTTGAAACCAACCAGATTTTGCAATTTCTTGTGCCTTCTTACAATTTTCCGCGCCCTTCTATCACGGATGGAACAGACCACATCCGTCCAGCAACCCTACGCGGCATGGGTCCTGACCAAGTGTTGGTGCTGCTTAATGGCAAGCGTCGGCACACAGCGGCACTGGTCAATGTCAATGGCTCGATTGGTCGGGGTGCAGCAGCGGTTGATTTGAATGCTATTCCTGCAAGTGCAATCGAACGCATTGAAATTTTGCGCGATGGTGCCGCTGCACAATACGGCTCGGATGCCATTTCAGGTGTTATCAACATCATTCTCAAAAAAGATGCCCCTACCAATATCTCTGCGCAATTCGGTCAGAATATTGAAGGTGATGGCCGGGTCTTGCAAGCAGATGTGTCGCATAGCTTTAAACTGGGCGAAAATGGCTTTTTGAACCTTAGTGGCGAGGTGCGCGACCGAGGTTTTACCAATCGCTCTGGGCGTGATGAGCGCCAGCTCTACCCGCTCGTTAATGGCAATCCTGACCCAAGAGAAGCTACTGCAAACCGCATCAATCACCGCTTTGGAGATGCTGCAACGACCGATGGGACGCTCTTCTTTAACCTGTCTGTGCCTATTTCAGAGGTTTTTGCTGTTTATAGCTTCGGCGGCTTTGGCTATCGGCGCGGCGATGCTACGGGCTTTTTCCGACCGCCGCAAGATGATCGCGTCGCCCGCTCTCGCGATGCAAACGGAAATATTGTCAGCTTGCATCCTGATGGCTTTTTGCCTGCCATTCGCACTAATATCTATGACCTTTCTTTCTCAGCCGGTATTGAGGGGAAAGCCGGTACGTGGGATTTAAACTTCGGCGCCGTTCATGGCAGAAATTATCTTGACTTTAACGTCGCTAATAGTAACAATGCTTCACTTGGGGCACTTGTCTCTGCACAAGACGCCCCGATTTTGGGCTTACCTGTTGGTTCACCGACCCCGACTTCGGCATACGCTGGTACCATTTCATTTTTCCAAACAACCGTCAATGCCGATGCACACACACAGTTCTATTGGGGTCTGAGCGCACCATTGAATTTGTCGCTGGGTGCAGAGTACCGCAACGACCAGTATGGCATTCGTGAAGGCGAGCCCGCCTCATACATGCGTGGCAGAGGACCTGATACACTTGTGTTGCGTCCTAATGGCACACGTGGCGGACTTGCTGCAGCTGGTATCCAAGTCTTTCCCGGTTTCCAGCCAATTGATGCCAAATCCATTGGTCGCAATAGCTTTGCCTTTTACACAGAAGTGGAGCAAAACTTTACCGATAACTTTTTACTTAATCTCGCAGGTCGTTTTGAGAACTTTAGCGATTTTGGTTCAACTCTCAACGGCAAAGCTGCTTTCCGCTTTGAATTCCTCAAAGGTTATGCGATTCGTGGCTCCGTCAGCACTGGATTCCGTGCGCCCTCAATGCAACAAATTGGTTTCTCAACAGTCTCCACAAACTTTATCGGTGGTGTGCCATTTGAAATCAAAACCTTTACGGTCGATGATCCTGTTGCAAGAGCACTGGGAGCGCAGCCCCTTAAACCTGAACGCACACTTAATTTAGCTGGCGGACTTACGCTCGATCCCTCGCCTAATTTTTCGCTCACGATTGACTACTACAATATCACAGTAACAGATCGCATTGTCCTCTCCGGGAACTTTATAGGTCCTGCGATTCGCAACTTCCTCAACAGTCGTGGCTTTTCTGGTGTGGGCGGAGGGCGCTTCTTTACCAATGCGATTGATACCCGCACACAGGGCGTCGATGTCGTTGCACGCTACACGGCGGACTTAGGTCAGTATGGGGTGCTGCGCTTCACGGCTGGGTTCAATTTTACGCAAAATCAGATCACGAACATCAACACCCCAACACCACCTGAGCTTGGTCAACTTGAAGAGACGCTCATTGACCGTGTAGAACGCTTCCGCATTGAGCGTGGTCAACCGCAGACCAACTTGAACCTGATGCTCAACTACAGCTATGGTGATCTTGCGGTCATGATACGCACAGTACGTTTTGGCGAAATTGCTGCCCCAGCCTTTGGTCAACTCCCTGAGCTCAACCCAACTATAACTATTAACAACGTAATCTATCCTGACATTACGGTCTTCGATCAAACCTTCGGGGCGCGCTGGATTACCGATCTTGATGTCTCATATCGGTTTTTTGATAAGCTGACCATTGCTGTCGGTGGCACCAACATTTTCAACATTTACCCAGACCGCACGGTCTTGATTCCCAACAACGCCAACAGTGGCAGAATTTTGCCATTTTCTGGAGCATCGCCCTTTGGCTTTAACGGAGCACACTTCTATTCTCGTATTTCCTATGCACTGTAG
- a CDS encoding glutamyl-tRNA amidotransferase: MTLKERINEDLKAAMKAGDKIRLEAVRAIKKDIIEKETAEKRAQRGDLTPEEELEVLTAMVKRRRDSIEQFKQAGRHDLADEEIKQLAVIEQYLPAQLSEAEVKDVVQKIISQVGATSAKDIGKVMGAAMKELKGKADGSMVQKIAKELLPN; encoded by the coding sequence ATGACGCTCAAAGAACGCATTAACGAAGACCTCAAAGCTGCTATGAAAGCTGGCGACAAAATTCGCCTCGAGGCTGTACGCGCTATCAAAAAAGATATTATTGAAAAAGAAACCGCTGAAAAGCGTGCGCAGCGTGGCGATCTTACGCCTGAAGAGGAACTTGAAGTGCTTACGGCAATGGTCAAACGCCGACGTGATTCTATTGAGCAGTTTAAGCAAGCCGGGCGTCACGACCTTGCTGATGAGGAAATCAAGCAACTTGCCGTCATTGAGCAGTATTTGCCGGCTCAGCTCTCCGAAGCCGAAGTAAAAGACGTCGTGCAGAAAATTATCTCGCAAGTAGGGGCAACATCGGCTAAAGACATTGGCAAAGTCATGGGTGCTGCTATGAAAGAACTCAAAGGCAAAGCAGACGGTAGCATGGTACAGAAAATCGCCAAAGAGCTTCTGCCAAACTAA
- the panB gene encoding 3-methyl-2-oxobutanoate hydroxymethyltransferase, which produces MSTQLDSKTVTRQVTTRSVVEMKKRGEKIAVLTAYDFTTARLLDLAGIDIVLVGDSASNVFSGNETTLPITVDEMIYHVKAVVRGVHAATRRAMIVADMPFMSYQLSSEEALRNAGRIMKETGCHAVKLEGGKTILDAVKRIVDAGIPVMGHLGLTPQSIYKFGTYKVRAQDQAEAEQLIEDAEHLERAGVFSLVLEKIPSALAAKVTKKISVPTIGIGAGAACDGQVLVVNDMLGLNTQFHPRFVRRYANLEEIISAAVKNYINDVRQGDFPSQDESY; this is translated from the coding sequence ATGTCGACACAGTTAGATAGTAAAACCGTAACGCGCCAAGTGACCACTCGTTCAGTCGTGGAAATGAAAAAACGTGGCGAAAAAATTGCTGTGCTTACAGCCTATGATTTTACGACTGCACGCCTGTTGGATCTTGCAGGCATTGACATCGTGCTCGTCGGGGATTCTGCTAGCAATGTTTTTTCGGGCAATGAAACCACTTTGCCCATCACGGTCGATGAAATGATTTATCATGTTAAAGCCGTTGTGCGTGGTGTTCATGCTGCAACACGCCGCGCCATGATTGTTGCTGATATGCCGTTTATGTCCTATCAACTCTCCTCTGAAGAGGCGCTTAGAAATGCGGGTCGAATTATGAAAGAAACGGGCTGCCATGCCGTTAAACTCGAAGGCGGCAAAACTATTCTCGATGCGGTCAAGCGCATTGTTGATGCAGGTATTCCTGTGATGGGGCATTTAGGTCTTACGCCGCAGTCCATTTATAAATTCGGCACTTACAAAGTTCGCGCGCAGGATCAAGCCGAAGCGGAACAATTGATAGAAGACGCCGAACATTTGGAGCGCGCGGGAGTCTTCAGTCTGGTGCTGGAGAAAATTCCGAGCGCGCTTGCTGCCAAAGTAACGAAGAAAATCTCTGTGCCAACAATCGGCATTGGTGCAGGAGCAGCCTGCGATGGACAGGTGCTTGTCGTCAATGATATGCTTGGGCTTAACACACAATTTCATCCAAGATTTGTGCGTCGCTACGCGAATTTGGAAGAAATCATCAGCGCCGCCGTCAAAAATTACATCAACGACGTGCGTCAAGGCGATTTTCCAAGCCAAGATGAAAGTTACTGA
- a CDS encoding 30S ribosomal protein S15, protein MPLTKEKKAELIARFGGSAQNTGSTEVQVALLTEHINQLTEHLKTHVKDNHSRYGLLKLVGKRKRLLSYLQKTDIMRYRKLITDLDIRK, encoded by the coding sequence ATGCCTCTAACAAAAGAGAAAAAAGCTGAGCTTATTGCGCGTTTTGGCGGTTCTGCGCAAAATACAGGGTCGACCGAAGTGCAGGTTGCGCTGCTCACCGAGCATATTAACCAGCTTACCGAGCATCTTAAGACGCATGTCAAAGACAATCACTCGCGCTACGGGTTGCTTAAGCTGGTCGGTAAGCGTAAGCGCTTGCTGAGTTATTTACAGAAAACCGACATTATGCGCTACCGCAAACTTATCACCGATCTTGATATTCGTAAGTAA
- a CDS encoding MFS transporter — MDNKTQTDPYAVFKIKDYRFFLAARFAVVLGVQVQGVAVGWQVYELTKDPLSLGLVGLSEAIPALSVALYAGYVVDRTNRKTLLMLSLVALLCCALALLGFAYLSSVTETFGALAIYAVVFLSGLARGFLSPAMFSLAAQIVPRTLYANMASWNSASFETASILGPALGGLMYGALGAQGAYALDVVLMALSILALAGVLSPPTPTPKEDESILENILAGVRFIFKNQVILGALSLDMFAVLFGGAVALLPVYASEILNVGPEGLGVLRAAPSVGAVLTALLVAHRPFGKNAGKVLLLSVAGFGLCIIGFGLSTNFYLSLMMLAASGMFDSVSVIIRSTILQMMTPDDMRGRVSAVNTMFIGSSNEIGAFESGVAAKLLGTVPSVVFGGSITLLVVLIVMGLAPKLRQLSFLEPAQSKL, encoded by the coding sequence ATGGATAACAAGACACAGACTGACCCCTACGCAGTTTTCAAAATCAAGGATTATCGGTTTTTTCTTGCCGCACGATTTGCTGTGGTGCTAGGCGTACAAGTGCAAGGCGTTGCTGTAGGCTGGCAAGTCTATGAACTGACCAAAGACCCGCTGTCGTTAGGGTTGGTTGGGTTATCCGAAGCCATACCAGCGCTGTCAGTTGCACTGTATGCTGGCTATGTCGTCGACCGCACAAATCGTAAAACCTTACTGATGCTATCGCTCGTGGCGCTGCTGTGCTGTGCGCTGGCGTTGCTGGGTTTTGCCTACTTGTCAAGCGTAACAGAGACATTTGGCGCACTGGCGATTTATGCGGTAGTGTTTCTGTCAGGACTTGCGCGTGGCTTTTTAAGTCCAGCCATGTTTTCCTTAGCTGCACAAATTGTGCCACGCACACTCTACGCCAACATGGCATCTTGGAACAGTGCATCGTTTGAGACTGCCTCAATTTTAGGACCAGCCTTAGGTGGATTGATGTATGGCGCTCTGGGCGCACAGGGTGCCTATGCCCTCGATGTGGTATTGATGGCACTGTCAATTCTCGCCTTAGCTGGCGTGCTTTCACCACCGACGCCCACACCAAAAGAAGATGAATCAATCTTAGAAAACATTCTGGCAGGTGTGCGCTTTATTTTCAAAAACCAAGTGATTTTAGGAGCACTTTCGCTGGATATGTTTGCGGTCCTATTTGGCGGCGCTGTGGCGCTGCTGCCGGTCTATGCCTCCGAAATCTTGAACGTAGGTCCCGAAGGACTCGGTGTGCTGCGCGCTGCACCGTCTGTGGGTGCTGTGCTGACCGCCCTGCTGGTGGCACATCGACCGTTCGGTAAAAATGCAGGTAAAGTGTTGCTCTTGAGCGTAGCAGGGTTCGGACTGTGCATCATTGGCTTTGGACTTTCAACAAATTTTTATCTTTCTCTCATGATGCTGGCTGCAAGCGGAATGTTTGACAGCGTCAGCGTGATTATTCGCTCAACAATTTTGCAAATGATGACACCCGACGACATGCGTGGGCGCGTCTCAGCTGTCAATACGATGTTTATTGGCTCTTCAAACGAAATTGGAGCATTTGAATCGGGTGTCGCAGCCAAACTCTTAGGCACAGTGCCCTCCGTCGTCTTTGGTGGCAGCATCACCTTGCTGGTTGTGCTCATCGTGATGGGGCTTGCACCAAAATTGCGACAGCTGAGTTTTCTTGAACCTGCTCAAAGCAAGCTCTAA
- a CDS encoding xanthine dehydrogenase — protein sequence MQISASLLSVYDALDEEDIQSGFGLGCNGVITVLIEPSTLPTLNARLGHYENFLHTQQPTTVATIYSAEGVLKSQIGKTLCLTQAQDPISNIEHHDLAQALCREAQEALAQRYTTCKQYSVAHGAAEVLIETLLPPIHLVVFGAGYDAVPLVKMAKELSWRVSIIDYRTSCLSRERFASADRLVLAKANDLATLTLERECTAAVLLSHNFEYDLAVLAKLLPLQLPYLGILGPKRRAEKLLAELQKRQHDHSYLLENLYAPVGLDIGAELPEEIALAIFS from the coding sequence ATGCAAATCAGCGCGTCATTGCTAAGCGTCTATGATGCACTCGATGAAGAGGATATCCAATCTGGCTTCGGGTTAGGGTGCAATGGCGTAATTACCGTGCTGATTGAGCCAAGCACCTTACCGACACTAAACGCACGGCTCGGGCACTATGAAAACTTCCTGCATACACAACAACCGACCACTGTCGCTACAATCTACAGTGCCGAAGGAGTACTAAAATCGCAGATAGGCAAAACACTTTGCTTAACGCAAGCACAAGACCCCATCAGCAACATTGAGCATCACGACTTGGCGCAGGCACTTTGCAGAGAGGCGCAAGAGGCACTGGCGCAGCGATACACAACATGTAAGCAGTATTCTGTTGCGCACGGCGCTGCTGAAGTTTTGATTGAAACGCTTCTGCCCCCAATTCATCTGGTTGTTTTTGGAGCAGGCTACGACGCTGTTCCGCTGGTAAAAATGGCAAAAGAGTTAAGCTGGCGTGTCAGTATAATTGACTACCGCACTTCATGCCTCAGTCGTGAGCGATTTGCATCTGCAGATAGGCTTGTTCTAGCAAAAGCAAATGACCTAGCGACCTTAACACTTGAGCGTGAGTGCACAGCAGCTGTACTGCTCTCACATAATTTTGAATATGATTTGGCAGTGCTGGCAAAACTGCTGCCACTGCAACTGCCCTACCTTGGCATATTAGGACCTAAACGGCGCGCTGAAAAACTGCTCGCTGAACTGCAAAAACGCCAACATGACCATAGCTATCTGCTCGAGAATTTATATGCGCCGGTTGGGTTAGATATTGGTGCAGAACTCCCCGAAGAAATCGCACTTGCAATTTTTAGCTGA
- a CDS encoding 4-diphosphocytidyl-2C-methyl-D-erythritol synthase translates to MGKIGIVILAAGASRRLGEPKQLLRLSGKSLLRRTAEEALAVDAACVIVVLGAYAEKMIPELEGLNVLIAENHDWQEGMASSIRVGIGALQKQQVNAALLMLCDQPLIGREFLEEMMAVWRRLSVPVVAAGYGNAVGAPALFESVLFDDLMKLRGESGARQLIRQHPYEVLPCPAGLVDIDTPEHKMAVEAIFKLKSQ, encoded by the coding sequence ATGGGAAAAATCGGCATTGTCATATTAGCAGCAGGTGCATCGAGGCGGTTAGGTGAGCCGAAACAACTGTTGCGTCTCTCGGGCAAGTCGCTCCTACGTCGTACTGCAGAGGAGGCACTTGCCGTCGATGCAGCGTGTGTCATTGTTGTGCTTGGCGCCTATGCTGAAAAAATGATTCCAGAACTTGAAGGGCTGAATGTGCTGATTGCCGAAAATCATGATTGGCAAGAAGGTATGGCGTCATCGATACGAGTGGGAATAGGTGCGCTGCAAAAACAACAAGTTAATGCAGCACTGTTGATGCTGTGCGACCAGCCGTTGATTGGGCGAGAGTTTCTTGAGGAGATGATGGCGGTGTGGCGTAGGTTGAGCGTGCCAGTCGTAGCAGCAGGCTACGGCAATGCAGTGGGTGCTCCTGCACTCTTTGAAAGCGTGCTCTTTGATGACCTCATGAAACTGCGTGGCGAGAGTGGCGCCCGCCAGCTCATTCGTCAGCATCCGTATGAAGTATTGCCATGTCCGGCAGGCTTAGTCGATATTGACACGCCGGAGCATAAAATGGCTGTGGAGGCAATCTTCAAGCTAAAAAGCCAGTGA
- a CDS encoding N-(5'-phosphoribosyl)anthranilate isomerase yields MKVKICGITSWADARVAVAAGADALGFIFYTKSPRRISVREAKRIIQKLPVFVEKVGVFVDSPWQEIEEISRSLKLTLAQLSGEGFTSGVVKRLSVPTMRAFRVHEAFEASMAINFLKRSKTTTVLLDAYSARLYGGTGQCIQLERAKSLVKDISEFGYVLLAGGLTPENVAEVICSVQPYGVDVASGVEKEAGKKDPDKVRAFIENAKSACALGTNGTPAKVLR; encoded by the coding sequence ATGAAGGTCAAAATTTGCGGTATCACAAGCTGGGCAGATGCCCGGGTGGCGGTCGCAGCAGGTGCAGACGCCTTAGGCTTTATTTTTTACACGAAAAGTCCAAGGCGAATCTCGGTGCGCGAAGCAAAACGTATTATTCAAAAACTGCCTGTCTTTGTAGAAAAAGTCGGTGTATTTGTCGATAGTCCTTGGCAAGAAATTGAGGAAATCTCGCGCTCTCTGAAACTGACACTGGCACAACTTTCAGGCGAGGGTTTTACTTCTGGCGTGGTCAAGCGTCTATCGGTGCCCACAATGCGTGCGTTTCGTGTACATGAAGCATTCGAGGCCAGTATGGCAATTAACTTTTTGAAGCGTTCGAAGACCACAACGGTATTGCTTGATGCTTACAGCGCTAGACTTTACGGCGGCACAGGTCAATGTATTCAGCTAGAGAGGGCAAAGAGCTTAGTCAAGGATATTTCAGAATTTGGCTATGTGCTGCTTGCAGGCGGGCTGACACCTGAAAATGTAGCAGAAGTCATTTGCAGCGTTCAACCTTATGGCGTCGATGTTGCCAGCGGCGTGGAGAAAGAAGCCGGCAAAAAAGACCCCGACAAAGTGCGCGCGTTTATTGAAAACGCAAAGTCAGCTTGTGCACTTGGAACGAATGGCACACCAGCCAAAGTTTTGCGCTAA
- a CDS encoding amino acid transporter: MANPLFATKSISQLLKDAGIGGDGEVVTLKRTLSATNLVALGIGAIIGAGLFSLTGLAAANNAGPAVTISFVVGAIGCAFAGLCYAEFASMIPVAGSAYTYSYATMGQFIAWIIGWDLVLEYAVGAATVSISWSQYLVKLLASYNLYLPAQLTCSPWEMAKQADGTMVSGIFNLPAVFIVVAISLLLVKGTKESAFVNGLIVILKVSVVLIFIALGWAFIDPANHTPYIPENTTDEFGHFGISGIFRGAAVVFFAFIGFDAVSTAAQEAKNPQRDMPIGILGSLLVCTILYVLFSHVMTGVAHYSEFKGSAAPVAIAIAKTPYSWLGQAIIIAILAGYSSVILVMLLGQSRVFFSMSKDRLLPKVFSEVHPEFRTPYKSNLLFMLFVSLFAAFVPVQVVGEMTSIGTLFAFILVCIGVMVMRKTQPDAPRAFRTPLVPLVPILGILTCLAMMISLPADTWLRLIIWLVIGLAIYFFYGLKNSQTPEIATNTSPVTTTTNS, translated from the coding sequence GTGGCAAATCCGCTTTTTGCAACGAAATCTATTTCTCAGCTCTTAAAAGATGCAGGTATCGGCGGCGACGGTGAAGTCGTTACACTTAAACGTACGCTCAGTGCAACTAACCTTGTTGCACTCGGTATCGGCGCCATCATCGGTGCGGGGCTGTTTTCGCTGACAGGCCTTGCTGCAGCAAATAATGCAGGTCCAGCCGTTACCATCTCGTTCGTGGTTGGTGCGATTGGCTGTGCCTTTGCAGGGCTGTGCTATGCTGAGTTTGCCTCAATGATTCCTGTTGCAGGCAGCGCTTATACTTATTCCTATGCCACCATGGGGCAGTTTATTGCTTGGATTATTGGCTGGGATTTGGTGCTCGAGTATGCAGTCGGTGCTGCTACAGTCTCTATTAGCTGGTCGCAATACTTGGTCAAACTGCTGGCAAGCTATAACCTTTATTTGCCTGCGCAACTGACGTGCTCCCCGTGGGAAATGGCAAAACAAGCTGATGGAACAATGGTCTCAGGGATATTCAACTTGCCAGCGGTCTTCATTGTGGTCGCAATTTCACTCTTGCTCGTCAAGGGCACAAAAGAATCCGCATTTGTCAATGGTCTTATCGTAATCTTGAAAGTCTCTGTGGTGCTCATCTTTATTGCCTTGGGGTGGGCGTTTATTGACCCTGCCAATCATACGCCTTACATTCCAGAGAACACCACAGATGAGTTTGGACACTTTGGCATTAGCGGCATTTTCCGTGGAGCGGCAGTGGTCTTCTTCGCATTTATCGGCTTCGATGCGGTTTCAACAGCGGCACAAGAAGCTAAAAATCCGCAGCGTGATATGCCCATCGGCATCTTGGGCTCGCTGCTGGTTTGCACAATTCTCTATGTGCTCTTCTCGCATGTGATGACAGGCGTAGCACATTACAGCGAGTTCAAGGGCAGCGCTGCACCAGTCGCAATCGCTATTGCAAAGACCCCATACAGCTGGCTTGGGCAAGCTATCATCATTGCGATTCTTGCTGGCTATTCATCGGTTATTCTCGTGATGCTGCTGGGACAATCGCGTGTGTTTTTTTCAATGTCAAAAGACCGGCTGCTGCCTAAGGTCTTCTCTGAAGTGCATCCAGAATTTCGCACACCCTACAAATCTAACTTGCTCTTCATGCTTTTTGTCAGTCTCTTTGCTGCATTTGTGCCCGTGCAAGTTGTGGGCGAAATGACAAGTATTGGTACACTCTTCGCCTTTATACTCGTCTGTATTGGTGTAATGGTCATGCGCAAAACACAGCCCGATGCACCACGCGCATTTAGAACACCACTTGTGCCACTTGTGCCTATTCTTGGCATTCTGACATGCCTTGCCATGATGATCTCACTGCCAGCCGACACATGGCTGCGTCTGATTATTTGGCTTGTGATTGGGCTAGCCATTTATTTCTTCTATGGCTTGAAAAATAGCCAGACACCAGAGATTGCAACAAACACAAGTCCTGTAACCACAACCACGAACTCTTAG
- a CDS encoding phosphatidylglycerophosphatase A: MILFFAKLFGTGLGTGYLRYATGTFGSLLAVLLYWFVPKLSEPVILLGAIVIGFVLGVWSSSVLEEEYGHDPKEATIDEVVGQWIALLFLPKTFLAMALSFSIFRLYDIIKPEPVNRLQKLPHGWGVMMDDVMAGIYANLTCQVLLWIFSRIG, from the coding sequence ATGATACTTTTTTTCGCAAAACTTTTTGGCACCGGACTTGGCACAGGCTATCTGCGCTACGCCACAGGTACATTCGGCAGCCTGCTTGCAGTACTGCTCTACTGGTTTGTGCCCAAGCTTTCTGAACCTGTTATTTTGCTTGGTGCAATTGTGATTGGCTTCGTGCTGGGTGTATGGTCAAGTTCAGTTTTGGAAGAAGAATATGGTCATGACCCAAAAGAAGCAACAATTGATGAAGTGGTCGGTCAGTGGATTGCCTTGCTCTTTCTGCCCAAAACCTTTCTTGCTATGGCACTGTCTTTCAGCATCTTTCGTCTCTACGACATCATCAAGCCTGAGCCCGTGAATAGACTGCAAAAATTGCCTCATGGTTGGGGCGTAATGATGGATGATGTGATGGCAGGAATTTATGCTAACCTGACTTGTCAGGTCTTGTTATGGATTTTCTCCCGCATTGGATAA
- the pgsA gene encoding CDP-diacylglycerol--glycerol-3-phosphate 3-phosphatidyltransferase: MTLSNQLTVLRIVLTPLFVWLMLSESSALRLIGLGVFTVASLTDLYDGYHARKYGETTRWGAFMDPLADKILITSAFLIFVASGIVELWMVLIVLARDVLVTALRLYAELKDKPVITSKSAKIKTLLQNVLAYLLLFLMLCSERSVFGSAIADKASAYLHSPVVYVAMLALTIYTVYTGAAYLVENWQTLRAVYLEVRSSANA; the protein is encoded by the coding sequence ATGACTTTATCCAATCAACTGACGGTATTGCGCATTGTGCTTACGCCGTTGTTTGTTTGGCTTATGCTCTCAGAGAGTTCTGCCCTGCGCCTCATCGGTCTTGGTGTCTTCACTGTTGCTTCTCTGACTGACCTCTACGATGGTTACCATGCTCGCAAGTATGGAGAGACCACACGCTGGGGCGCGTTTATGGACCCACTTGCTGATAAAATTCTTATCACCTCTGCCTTTCTTATCTTTGTAGCAAGTGGTATCGTTGAGCTTTGGATGGTGCTCATTGTCCTTGCGCGCGATGTACTTGTTACTGCCCTGCGGCTGTATGCTGAACTCAAAGATAAGCCTGTCATCACCAGCAAATCCGCTAAAATCAAAACGCTACTGCAGAATGTCTTAGCGTATTTACTTCTCTTTTTGATGCTCTGCTCAGAGCGCAGTGTGTTTGGCAGCGCTATTGCCGACAAAGCCTCTGCGTATCTGCACTCACCTGTGGTGTATGTTGCCATGCTGGCTCTGACGATTTACACGGTCTATACGGGTGCTGCCTATCTGGTCGAAAACTGGCAGACTTTGCGCGCTGTCTATCTCGAGGTCCGCTCATCGGCAAATGCTTAG
- a CDS encoding DUF493 domain-containing protein produces MKDISFDGLQARLDEQLKYPSLFLFKFIAPLEKAQELIGIFEAKPFTTKSSRNGNYISVTAELEMQSSEEIIGIYRAASRIEGVILL; encoded by the coding sequence ATGAAAGATATCTCCTTTGATGGCCTGCAAGCTCGACTTGACGAGCAACTCAAATATCCTAGCCTCTTTCTCTTCAAATTCATTGCACCGCTTGAAAAAGCCCAAGAATTGATTGGCATTTTTGAAGCGAAGCCTTTTACCACCAAATCCTCTCGCAATGGCAATTATATCAGTGTAACCGCTGAACTTGAAATGCAATCCAGCGAAGAAATTATTGGTATTTACCGTGCTGCCTCCCGCATTGAAGGGGTGATTTTGCTCTAA